The following are encoded in a window of Rubellicoccus peritrichatus genomic DNA:
- the lepB gene encoding signal peptidase I, translating into MKARIVRFLKNQWREWRGTILFVVFILVPVKSSLADWNWVPTGSMNPTIVEGDLVYVNKLAYDLRIPLTLQSVKRWSDPERGDISVLFSPVDDMRLVKRVIGVPGDQIAMKNNMLYINGERLGYSELSAEHTRDLEEALRRHSLFAEEDIDGRKHAVMSVPAVRTDKRSFESVTVPEGHYFVMGDNRDLSKDSRSFGFVGRKLFIGEATNVIVSFNMLDMYQPRFNRFFTSLN; encoded by the coding sequence ATGAAAGCCAGAATTGTTAGGTTCTTGAAAAATCAGTGGAGAGAATGGCGAGGTACTATCCTCTTTGTTGTATTCATTCTAGTTCCTGTGAAGTCGAGCCTTGCTGACTGGAATTGGGTGCCTACAGGTTCCATGAACCCAACCATTGTTGAAGGTGATCTGGTCTATGTGAATAAGCTGGCCTACGATTTACGTATACCATTGACGCTTCAAAGTGTGAAACGCTGGTCGGACCCTGAAAGAGGGGATATTTCTGTGTTATTCTCACCGGTAGACGACATGCGTCTGGTAAAGCGAGTGATTGGTGTGCCTGGTGATCAGATTGCCATGAAGAATAACATGCTCTATATCAATGGTGAGCGATTGGGATATTCTGAGCTTTCAGCAGAGCATACTAGAGATCTGGAGGAAGCACTCAGGCGGCATTCACTATTTGCAGAGGAGGATATAGACGGTCGTAAGCATGCGGTTATGAGTGTGCCGGCTGTACGGACAGATAAGCGAAGTTTTGAAAGCGTGACTGTGCCGGAAGGCCACTATTTTGTCATGGGGGACAATCGGGACCTAAGTAAGGATTCTCGTTCCTTCGGTTTTGTTGGGCGTAAATTGTTCATCGGTGAGGCAACAAACGTGATCGTTTCGTTTAATATGCTGGATATGTATCAGCCGCGTTTTAATCGATTCTTCACTTCGTTGAACTAG
- a CDS encoding class I SAM-dependent methyltransferase: MNTVSYNRDAWNKQSRSGSRWSQPVDSSVIASAKAGEWEVILTPNKSVPQGWFGNLSGKKVLCLASGGGQQAPILAAAGARVHSFDNSDEQLAKDLMVAERDQLDLKTCQGDMADLSAFADESFDLIFHPVSNVFSESIRPVWQECFRVLKRGGRLLSGFMNPMFFLFDHEEAEETGTLEVQYALPFSDLKSLPKEKLDRIIQEGLAFEFGHTLDDQIGGQIEAGFAICGFYEDDWDDQATPLNKFASAYIATLARKIEFE; the protein is encoded by the coding sequence ATGAATACCGTTTCCTACAATCGCGATGCGTGGAATAAACAGTCGAGATCGGGTAGTCGATGGAGTCAGCCCGTGGACTCCAGTGTCATCGCATCGGCTAAAGCTGGTGAGTGGGAGGTTATTCTGACTCCCAATAAAAGCGTTCCTCAGGGTTGGTTTGGTAATTTGAGTGGAAAGAAAGTCCTTTGCCTTGCCTCTGGTGGAGGACAGCAGGCACCAATCCTTGCTGCTGCCGGTGCCCGTGTACATAGCTTTGATAACTCGGATGAGCAGTTGGCAAAAGATTTGATGGTCGCGGAGCGCGATCAACTGGATCTAAAGACCTGCCAGGGAGACATGGCTGATCTATCTGCATTTGCTGATGAGAGCTTTGACCTGATCTTTCATCCTGTATCCAATGTGTTTTCTGAAAGTATTCGCCCAGTATGGCAGGAGTGTTTTCGAGTTCTTAAAAGAGGAGGGCGACTGCTTTCGGGATTCATGAACCCCATGTTCTTTCTCTTCGATCACGAAGAGGCTGAGGAGACAGGAACCCTGGAGGTGCAATATGCTTTGCCATTTTCTGATTTAAAGAGCCTTCCGAAAGAGAAATTGGACAGAATCATTCAGGAGGGCCTGGCTTTTGAATTTGGCCACACGCTTGATGATCAAATCGGTGGTCAGATTGAGGCAGGTTTCGCTATCTGTGGTTTTTATGAAGATGATTGGGATGATCAAGCCACGCCGTTGAACAAATTTGCGTCTGCCTATATTGCAACGCTCGCAAGAAAAATTGAGTTTGAGTAA
- a CDS encoding ASCH domain-containing protein, translating to MAKKHRMTFTFDRLIDQIIEGRKTATVESIEDQGYLDEWDTELGIGYVYTVHDSKRRPRCRIKVVKLELCRWEAIPEWLWRGETNSNADEFREDHLDYFDNPRKGFEFVGVEFELVEVLT from the coding sequence ATGGCAAAAAAACATCGAATGACTTTTACCTTTGATCGCCTTATTGACCAGATCATTGAAGGGCGTAAGACGGCCACTGTTGAATCGATCGAAGACCAGGGGTATTTGGATGAATGGGATACTGAATTGGGTATCGGTTATGTATATACGGTTCATGATTCCAAGCGCAGACCCAGGTGTAGAATAAAAGTAGTGAAGCTTGAGCTTTGTCGATGGGAAGCGATTCCGGAATGGTTATGGCGAGGTGAAACGAACAGCAATGCTGATGAATTTAGGGAAGATCACCTGGATTACTTTGATAATCCTAGGAAGGGATTCGAATTCGTTGGAGTGGAATTCGAATTGGTTGAAGTGCTAACCTAA
- the acpS gene encoding holo-ACP synthase — MVLSSEMAAVALGLGTDIVDIERIQHAHERHGNRFLKRIYTEEEQAYCLGMKNPYPHLAARFAAKEAVSKCFGTGICGEFGWTSVSICKGSRDEPYAKLDEKGQTLLDAMGGTRVLVSLSHTSSLGHAVALVVK; from the coding sequence ATGGTATTATCTTCTGAAATGGCTGCTGTTGCTTTGGGCTTGGGTACGGATATTGTTGATATCGAGAGAATTCAACATGCACATGAGCGTCATGGTAATCGCTTTCTCAAGCGAATATACACTGAAGAAGAGCAGGCATATTGTCTTGGAATGAAGAACCCTTATCCACATTTGGCTGCCAGGTTTGCCGCCAAGGAGGCTGTTTCCAAGTGCTTTGGTACTGGGATTTGTGGGGAGTTTGGCTGGACTTCGGTTAGTATCTGCAAGGGTTCACGTGATGAGCCCTATGCCAAGTTGGACGAAAAAGGGCAGACTTTGCTTGATGCTATGGGGGGAACCAGAGTGTTGGTCTCACTCTCGCACACATCATCACTTGGGCATGCGGTTGCGCTTGTTGTGAAGTGA
- a CDS encoding AraC family transcriptional regulator has product MNSAIDYIENNLDGSVSVTEAAKEAFCSSFHFQRMFFAIIGVTPAEYIRRRRLTLAASELAVGNTKVIDVAMKYGYDSPNAFTRAFRNVHGISPREARNSGVKLSAYDRIFFRVEIRGGNEMDYKIIEKPAFEIIGKCKHFTNENFFKEAPAFWKKYVTTEEYQALWSLTNGKWGQVAEAPLMSVYVPDEVGSRDSFKDILGVEKPAKTKAGKFKVLKVPAATYAEFNCSYHTAVKMHKYIYGEWFPSTNYERDESKPDIAAYFPVAFLPTRGMGVRWWIPVINK; this is encoded by the coding sequence ATGAACTCAGCTATAGATTACATCGAGAATAACCTCGATGGCTCTGTGAGCGTGACTGAAGCGGCAAAAGAAGCATTTTGTTCTTCCTTTCATTTCCAACGAATGTTCTTCGCTATTATTGGCGTCACACCGGCTGAGTATATCAGGCGACGACGGCTAACACTGGCGGCATCCGAGTTGGCTGTTGGAAATACAAAGGTAATCGATGTTGCTATGAAGTATGGATACGATTCGCCTAACGCATTTACACGGGCATTCCGTAATGTGCATGGCATCAGTCCTCGAGAGGCACGCAATTCAGGCGTTAAGCTATCGGCATATGATCGCATCTTCTTTCGCGTAGAAATTAGAGGGGGCAATGAAATGGATTATAAAATTATAGAGAAACCAGCGTTTGAAATTATCGGTAAATGTAAGCATTTTACCAACGAGAATTTTTTCAAAGAGGCTCCTGCTTTTTGGAAAAAGTATGTAACAACAGAAGAATACCAGGCGCTCTGGAGTCTGACTAATGGAAAATGGGGGCAAGTGGCCGAGGCTCCATTAATGTCGGTCTATGTTCCCGATGAGGTTGGGTCCCGAGATTCCTTCAAGGATATCTTAGGTGTGGAAAAACCGGCTAAAACCAAAGCCGGGAAATTCAAAGTCCTTAAGGTTCCGGCTGCAACCTATGCAGAATTCAATTGTAGTTACCACACAGCGGTCAAAATGCATAAATACATTTATGGGGAGTGGTTTCCATCTACCAACTACGAGCGAGATGAAAGCAAGCCGGATATCGCAGCCTATTTTCCTGTCGCATTCCTGCCCACCAGAGGCATGGGCGTTCGCTGGTGGATACCGGTAATTAATAAATGA
- a CDS encoding 2-dehydropantoate 2-reductase, which yields MNKPLRVAVIGAGAIGGYYGCMLARAGHDVHFVARSDLEYVREHGYEIRSTNETFQIKPAQVYSNPHKIGVVDLVIVALKATANSHYKELITPLVETKTLVLIMQNGMGNVETMAEHIPAVQILGGLCFVCINRVSPGVIENYLSGRVYIGEFMGSYRQRTIDLVTTFEEAGIECYFSKSLDATLWKKLCWNIPFNGLTIAAGGVTTQEIINDDSFRKLARLLMEEVRAAATAYGHSITDDFLEQQFTVTEGMADYKPSSLIDYLAGRDVEIEAIFGEPLRRGTEKGINMPHLESLYLLLKGLVASRQQA from the coding sequence ATGAATAAGCCGTTGCGAGTCGCAGTTATTGGTGCCGGAGCCATCGGAGGCTACTATGGGTGCATGTTAGCCCGCGCAGGACACGATGTTCATTTCGTGGCCAGAAGTGATCTTGAGTATGTCCGTGAACACGGATACGAGATCAGAAGCACCAATGAGACCTTCCAGATAAAGCCAGCTCAAGTCTACAGTAACCCACACAAAATAGGCGTCGTCGACTTGGTGATTGTCGCCCTGAAAGCAACTGCGAACAGCCACTACAAGGAATTAATCACGCCATTGGTTGAAACCAAAACCCTGGTCCTGATCATGCAAAACGGCATGGGTAACGTTGAGACCATGGCCGAGCATATACCCGCCGTTCAGATCCTCGGAGGGCTCTGCTTCGTTTGCATCAACCGGGTTTCGCCTGGAGTTATTGAAAACTATCTGAGTGGTCGTGTTTACATCGGCGAGTTTATGGGCAGCTATCGCCAACGAACCATTGATCTGGTTACAACATTTGAAGAAGCAGGCATTGAATGCTATTTCTCCAAATCCCTCGATGCCACTCTCTGGAAAAAGCTCTGCTGGAACATCCCCTTTAATGGACTGACCATCGCGGCTGGCGGGGTGACAACCCAGGAAATCATCAATGACGATTCATTTCGCAAGCTCGCCAGGCTTCTGATGGAGGAAGTGCGGGCTGCGGCAACCGCTTATGGTCATAGTATCACCGATGACTTTCTTGAACAGCAATTCACTGTCACAGAAGGCATGGCTGATTACAAACCATCCAGCCTGATCGACTATCTCGCCGGTCGGGATGTCGAAATCGAGGCAATATTTGGCGAACCGCTCAGGCGTGGCACCGAAAAAGGCATCAATATGCCACACCTGGAATCACTCTATTTGCTCCTGAAAGGCTTGGTCGCCTCACGCCAGCAAGCTTAA
- the cobA gene encoding uroporphyrinogen-III C-methyltransferase — MNKAGKVFLVGAGPGDLGLVTVRAKELIETCDVLVYDYLANPALTEWTRSGCELIYVGKRPNLHAIPQDEIEDFLVDRAKAGKNVVRLKGGDPFVFGRGGEEAQRLRSDGLTYEIVPGVTAALGSAAYTGIPLTHRENASSVCFLTGHEDPVKHEMRVDFKKFATCADTLCIYMGMGKLDYITGELVAGGLPGNTPVAVIQWATLPRQRSLISTLEKVATEKEKAGMRPPSVVIVGEAVKHAKDLAWFEERPLFGRRIVVTRNRERAGDLSNRLLSLGAEVLEMPLIEVAEAADNDEIKDILTTLHSYQWIVFTSANGVRYFFEKFFRRFKDLRDFGGMRIACVGASTAKEVERLHLTVDYVPEKAVASDLAKGLLEFESLEHQNVLVVTGNRNRKELVKTLEGGLAIVDTMPVYTTELKDLSDWPAAESFRTQGADAITFSSASTVDGFAAQAAKLQLAEGTKRPKTVSIGPITSARMKEKGMPVDAEAQKHNLDGLIAALIALDSDSKMI; from the coding sequence ATGAATAAAGCTGGGAAAGTATTTCTTGTTGGAGCGGGGCCGGGTGATCTTGGACTCGTAACCGTTCGCGCGAAGGAGTTGATCGAGACCTGCGATGTGCTGGTTTATGATTACCTCGCGAATCCGGCTTTGACTGAGTGGACCCGCTCGGGCTGTGAACTGATCTATGTTGGCAAACGCCCTAATCTGCATGCCATTCCTCAGGATGAGATTGAAGATTTTCTGGTCGATCGAGCCAAGGCAGGTAAGAACGTTGTCCGGCTCAAGGGGGGCGATCCTTTTGTCTTTGGTCGGGGTGGTGAAGAAGCTCAACGCCTGCGCAGTGATGGATTGACCTACGAGATCGTTCCAGGTGTCACCGCTGCTTTGGGGTCGGCCGCATATACTGGCATTCCACTGACCCACCGTGAGAATGCCTCTTCTGTTTGCTTTCTAACCGGTCACGAGGACCCGGTTAAGCACGAGATGCGGGTCGATTTCAAGAAGTTCGCCACTTGTGCGGATACGCTTTGCATCTACATGGGGATGGGAAAGCTGGACTACATCACCGGCGAGTTGGTGGCTGGCGGCCTGCCGGGAAACACTCCGGTCGCTGTCATCCAATGGGCGACCTTGCCCAGACAGCGGAGCTTGATCTCTACGTTGGAAAAGGTGGCCACCGAGAAGGAAAAGGCCGGTATGCGCCCGCCTTCCGTTGTCATTGTTGGTGAGGCTGTGAAGCATGCCAAGGACCTGGCGTGGTTTGAGGAGCGCCCGCTCTTTGGCCGCCGGATTGTTGTGACACGTAACCGTGAGCGCGCCGGTGATCTGTCGAACCGCCTCTTATCGCTTGGTGCTGAGGTGCTGGAGATGCCTTTGATCGAAGTAGCGGAAGCAGCAGACAATGACGAAATCAAAGACATCCTGACTACACTGCACAGCTACCAGTGGATTGTTTTTACGAGCGCAAATGGTGTCCGCTATTTCTTCGAAAAGTTCTTCCGCCGTTTCAAGGATCTGAGGGATTTCGGAGGCATGCGCATCGCCTGTGTCGGGGCATCAACCGCCAAGGAAGTCGAGCGCCTGCACTTGACCGTCGATTATGTGCCTGAGAAGGCCGTTGCCAGTGACCTGGCCAAGGGCTTGCTCGAATTTGAATCCCTTGAGCACCAGAACGTTCTGGTAGTGACCGGGAACCGCAATCGCAAGGAGCTGGTCAAAACCCTCGAAGGTGGACTGGCGATTGTTGATACCATGCCGGTTTACACGACCGAGCTCAAGGATTTGAGCGACTGGCCGGCAGCCGAGAGCTTCCGCACGCAAGGGGCCGATGCCATAACCTTTTCCAGCGCCAGTACGGTTGACGGGTTTGCCGCTCAGGCGGCCAAGTTGCAGCTCGCCGAGGGTACAAAGCGCCCTAAAACCGTCAGCATCGGGCCAATCACCAGTGCCCGAATGAAGGAAAAGGGCATGCCAGTCGATGCAGAAGCCCAAAAGCATAACCTGGATGGCCTGATCGCCGCTCTCATTGCCTTGGACAGCGATTCGAAGATGATTTGA
- a CDS encoding RidA family protein translates to MNAEKRLQDLKIHLPSAPKPAGNYVPYVVTGNLIFLAGTICMIEGKMSHTGATGEAHTVNSAYEAARVCALNSLALLKEAAGDLDRIKRIVSVSGFVNAVPGFTESPQVINGASDLFADVFGEAGKHARAAVAVGGLPLNSTVEIQVVAELDE, encoded by the coding sequence ATGAATGCAGAGAAAAGACTTCAGGATTTGAAAATCCATCTGCCATCAGCGCCCAAGCCAGCCGGGAACTACGTTCCTTATGTAGTTACAGGAAACCTGATTTTTCTTGCTGGAACCATTTGTATGATTGAAGGCAAGATGTCTCATACTGGCGCGACCGGAGAGGCGCATACGGTGAACAGTGCTTATGAGGCTGCGCGGGTTTGTGCCTTAAATTCACTGGCTCTGTTGAAAGAGGCAGCGGGCGACCTCGACCGGATCAAGCGAATCGTCTCGGTGAGCGGTTTCGTCAATGCTGTCCCCGGCTTTACGGAGAGTCCGCAAGTCATCAATGGTGCCTCCGATCTTTTTGCTGATGTCTTTGGTGAAGCTGGAAAGCACGCCCGGGCTGCGGTTGCTGTTGGTGGTCTGCCTTTGAATTCGACTGTAGAAATTCAGGTCGTTGCTGAGCTCGATGAGTGA
- a CDS encoding agmatine deiminase family protein: protein MTKSPPFRGSNPSHLSRSTKMKILLLLATTLIFTVAGAMSDETPKSLGFTFPDEWGEHRGTMMIFPAEHSYGRKTKELRKEFVNIAEAIAKNEAVEVFCFETETDACRKLLGDNPNIRIHSGDYSIDWARDNAPMVLRDKDGRLASAGFRFNGWGEKYRGWENDIETRDNISREIGWPIFHSDLVLEGGAIEIGGKVGIVTESCVLNPNRTNWSKEKVEEELKNMLGLEKIIWIKSGLMPDQITDGHVDGLLKFVAKDTVLLHTTDLESDINYRICQDAKRVLLANGLKVVELPLMDDIVHMNFYIGSNGDVAYVPICGDPEQDEPALKVIRTLYKKVIPIMSVNMAEEGGGIHCFTQQIPR from the coding sequence GTGACCAAATCTCCACCGTTTCGCGGCTCCAATCCATCACATCTTTCACGTTCGACGAAGATGAAGATATTGCTTTTGCTTGCAACAACACTCATTTTTACGGTGGCTGGTGCGATGTCCGACGAAACCCCCAAGTCCCTCGGATTTACTTTCCCGGATGAATGGGGGGAGCATAGGGGAACTATGATGATATTTCCCGCGGAACACAGCTACGGCCGAAAAACAAAGGAGCTGCGCAAAGAGTTTGTGAACATTGCCGAAGCCATTGCAAAAAATGAAGCTGTGGAGGTTTTCTGCTTTGAAACGGAGACTGATGCGTGTCGAAAATTATTGGGCGATAATCCTAACATCAGGATTCATTCTGGTGATTATTCAATCGACTGGGCGAGAGACAACGCACCTATGGTGCTTCGAGACAAAGATGGGAGATTGGCCTCGGCTGGTTTTCGCTTCAATGGTTGGGGCGAAAAATATCGAGGCTGGGAGAATGACATTGAAACTCGAGATAATATTTCACGTGAAATAGGATGGCCCATTTTTCACTCTGATTTGGTATTAGAGGGAGGTGCGATCGAGATCGGAGGCAAGGTTGGCATTGTGACTGAATCCTGCGTTCTCAATCCAAATCGCACCAACTGGTCGAAAGAGAAAGTTGAAGAAGAACTTAAAAATATGCTTGGACTGGAGAAGATTATCTGGATCAAAAGCGGGTTAATGCCTGACCAGATTACGGACGGTCACGTAGATGGACTTTTAAAGTTTGTTGCCAAGGATACGGTTTTGCTTCACACCACCGATCTTGAATCGGATATCAATTATCGTATTTGTCAGGATGCCAAACGTGTACTCTTGGCTAATGGCCTCAAGGTTGTTGAGTTACCCCTCATGGATGATATTGTTCATATGAATTTCTACATCGGAAGCAATGGCGATGTTGCCTACGTTCCCATATGTGGTGATCCTGAACAGGACGAGCCTGCATTGAAGGTTATTCGAACACTCTACAAGAAAGTGATTCCGATCATGTCAGTAAACATGGCGGAAGAGGGCGGTGGTATCCATTGCTTCACGCAGCAGATTCCACGTTGA